The Oceanispirochaeta sp. M1 genome segment ATCTGCTTTATTACAGATTGTCGGGTGATGAACTTCCCCTGTTCAGTCAGGGCGGAATGATGAGCCGACGCCATAGTGGTATTGAAACACCTTATATTCTTGTGGTTCAGCATCTTGGTAGAAAAGCAGCTCTCCCTGTTGATGATCTTGTGATGGAGAAAGAGTATCCCAGGGAGAACTTTTTCCTTGGACAGCAGAAAGAACCCTTTCTGTATGAAGTAAAACTGGATGGAAAAAAAGCCGATTTTCTCTATTTGTCACCAGGACTGATCGGCTGACTGGAGTTGGTATATGCCCCTGACTGAACTTTTAAATGAAAATAATATTATAATTTCTCTTAAATCCTGTGACAGGGATTCTGTTATCAGGGAGATGGTTGAGTACATGAGTGCCGCTTCCTATGTGCAGAATGCCGAAATAGTGATTAAATCCATTCTTGACCGTGAGACAATGGGCAGTACGGGGCTGGATAAGGGAATTGCCGTTCCCCACACAAGAACCCATGAGGTTTCCGATCTCTGTGTAGCATTGGGTATCTCATCGGATGGTGTAGATTACAATGCTTTGGACGGTGAGGATTCCCGGCTTTTTTTTATGATCCTTGCTCCCCCGGATCAGAGCAGCCAGCATATAAGGATACTCTCGGAGATTGCCGGTATCTCCCGGAACAAAGAGATGCTTAACAGTCTGCTCAATGCGCAGACTGTCGAGGATGTTCTGAATCAGTTCCGTCAGTAGACTCTCTCTATGGAATAACCGCCTTTTTCAAGAGCCTTGATGATTTTCCTCACATGTTCGTGTCCGTTGGTCTCAACCGTAACTTCCAACAGTACCTGTTTAAAACGGTCCAGGGTCTTGAACTGGTTGTGATCCAGTTTGATGATATTGGCATTCTCATCAGCCAGAATTTCAGAAATCTTGAGAAGCTGTCCCGGCTCATCGGGCATTTCTGCTGAGAAGCAGAAAATACGGCCTCTTTTTACCAGCCCACGGTCTATCATTGAAGATATTGTCACTACATCTATATTTCCACCGCTTATAACAGGTACAATTTTCTCTCCTCTGACTTTAAGTTTGTGAAGGGCCGCCAGGGAGAGAACGCCTGAATTTTCAGCAATCAGTTTATGGCGTTCAAGAAGAAGGAGGAATGATTCCATCAGTTCAGCGTCCGAAACTGTGATGATTTCATCTACCAGATCTTTGATTACAGAAAAAGGTCTGCTGCCGGGTGTTTTAACAGCAACGCCGTCAGCGATGGTATCCACCTTATGGAGGGTCTGAATTTTATTTTTGAAGATTGAGTCTGTCATGGCCCTGGCACCATCGGGCTCAACACCTATTATTCTTACATCAGGTCTGCGGGCTTTTACCGCAGCGGCTATTCCGGAAATCAGTCCGCCTCCCCCTATGGGGACGATAATGGAGTGCACATCTTCCAGGTCATCAAGAATCTCAAGACCGATTGTTCCCTGTCCTGCCATGACATCATAATCATCAAAGGGATGGATAAAGACCAGGTCTTCTTTTTTTTCGAGGCGTCTGGCTTCCTGATAAGCGTCGTCGTAGCAGTCTCCCTCCAGAATCACTCTGGCACCGAAGTTCTTTGTAGCCTCTACCTTGATCAGAGGGGTCGTCTTGGGCATCACTATGGTCGATCTGACTCCCTGCATCTGAGCGGCAAGTGCGACTCCCTGAGCGTGGTTTCCGGCGGATGAGGCGATGAGTCCCCGTTTCTTCTCCTCACCAGTCAGGCAGGATATTTTAAAATAGGCGCCTCTGATTTTGAAGGCTCCCGTAAGCTGAAGATTCTCAGGCTTCAGGTATATCTCGTTTCCCGATTCTGTACTGAATACGGGTGAGTAAATTAATTTGGTTTCTCTTGTTATTCCTTTGAGGACTTCAGCCGCTTTTTCTATGCGTTCAATTTCCAGTTTCACTTATTTTTCCTTATGCTGCCAGAGTGGGTAAGATCACTCTGGTGTTTTTTAGTTGAGGCCCCGGGGTCTCCTGTCAGATACCTGTAGGGTATTTATGTTTTACTATTTATTAGTGTTTCCAGTTCTTCCTTCAGCAGGGGAACCAGTACTTTTCTTGATATTTTAATATTTTTCTGTGAATAGAATGTCCATTTATTTGTTGACATTGATATCCTCCTCTCTGGTCTGATTATTTTAAGTCCGGGATCTTTTAATCGATTCAGGGCAGTTTTAAGAATCCCTGATAATTCATTACTGCTGTTCTCTGTATAAAGGGACAACTCTCTTTTAAAGGGTTCAGGAACAGTGTGCATTATTATCAGGAAATCGGGACAATTCCTTCTTGAGAAGTCCATAACCGTCTCATCCTTATAAAAGGCTGAGCTGAAAAAGTTTTTCTGACCCAGAGGAACTGATGAAATACCGCCCTTCAGATTTTCCATGGGAAAGTCTTTATAATCACGCCTCAGTTGTTCATCCATACTGAGATGGCTTAGATCGTTTTTTATATTGAGGAGTTCATCTATAAAATATCTGTCTTCGGGCATAAGGGTTTTACTGAGAGCTTCATACTGTCTGCGGTCAAGTTCTGTAGTCTTTCCCCATGAGGGATCAAGATATCCCGTATCCACTGCTATAGCCCCCGCAAGGAGAAGAGTTATGCCGTAGGGTATCTTTTCTGCAGATTGCTGCCAGTACTCACTGATTATAGAAGCACAGGACCCGCAGATGCGTATATCCCGGAGTTTCAAATCCATGGACAGACCCGAGTCTATATGATGATCGACAATTCCTCTGATG includes the following:
- the ilvA gene encoding threonine ammonia-lyase, yielding MKLEIERIEKAAEVLKGITRETKLIYSPVFSTESGNEIYLKPENLQLTGAFKIRGAYFKISCLTGEEKKRGLIASSAGNHAQGVALAAQMQGVRSTIVMPKTTPLIKVEATKNFGARVILEGDCYDDAYQEARRLEKKEDLVFIHPFDDYDVMAGQGTIGLEILDDLEDVHSIIVPIGGGGLISGIAAAVKARRPDVRIIGVEPDGARAMTDSIFKNKIQTLHKVDTIADGVAVKTPGSRPFSVIKDLVDEIITVSDAELMESFLLLLERHKLIAENSGVLSLAALHKLKVRGEKIVPVISGGNIDVVTISSMIDRGLVKRGRIFCFSAEMPDEPGQLLKISEILADENANIIKLDHNQFKTLDRFKQVLLEVTVETNGHEHVRKIIKALEKGGYSIERVY
- a CDS encoding DHH family phosphoesterase, which codes for MLNIRFKEDLLIMGNQAADLDSSVSAFAFASLLKKVYPERSIYPLIQGSPSDMRLKPEIESLFLKAEISLKPENFTSVFFNPDSLLINSDSLEKAAVIMVDHNRADTEEITHPIRGIVDHHIDSGLSMDLKLRDIRICGSCASIISEYWQQSAEKIPYGITLLLAGAIAVDTGYLDPSWGKTTELDRRQYEALSKTLMPEDRYFIDELLNIKNDLSHLSMDEQLRRDYKDFPMENLKGGISSVPLGQKNFFSSAFYKDETVMDFSRRNCPDFLIIMHTVPEPFKRELSLYTENSSNELSGILKTALNRLKDPGLKIIRPERRISMSTNKWTFYSQKNIKISRKVLVPLLKEELETLINSKT
- a CDS encoding PTS sugar transporter subunit IIA, whose protein sequence is MPLTELLNENNIIISLKSCDRDSVIREMVEYMSAASYVQNAEIVIKSILDRETMGSTGLDKGIAVPHTRTHEVSDLCVALGISSDGVDYNALDGEDSRLFFMILAPPDQSSQHIRILSEIAGISRNKEMLNSLLNAQTVEDVLNQFRQ